Proteins encoded together in one Prunus dulcis chromosome 3, ALMONDv2, whole genome shotgun sequence window:
- the LOC117621221 gene encoding GDSL esterase/lipase At2g42990-like, with protein sequence MANLYIPWIFLVQTLTLFAKCRGKVPAVIVFGDSSVDSGNNNFIPTIARSNFQPYGQDFPGGQPTGRFCNGRIPSDLISDGLGLKPTIPAYLDPMYNISDFATGVCFASAGTGYDNTTSDVARVIPLWKEVEYYEEYQKKLKAYLGNKKAKKLLSDALYLISIGTNDFLENYYTLPDRQSQFTVKQYENFLINLAADFVKKLYALGARRMSLAGLPPMGCLPLERTTNIMGLHACVEERNNVALEFNRKLKGMVAKLNNQLPGLEAVYVDVYYIFLQIITRPSVFGLEEARVGCCGTGRFEMSFLCNPHNPFTCQDANKYVFWDAFHPSEKTNQIISDNALKTYLAKFL encoded by the exons ATGGCAAACTTGTACATTCCTTGGATTTTCTTAGTTCAAACACTAACACTATTTGCCAAATGCAGAGGTAAAGTTCCAGCAGTCATAGTGTTTGGAGATTCTTCTGTTGACTCAGGTAACAACAACTTCATTCCAACAATTGCCAGGAGCAACTTTCAGCCTTATGGTCAAGATTTTCCGGGAGGCCAACCCACGGGGCGGTTCTGCAACGGCCGAATTCCTTCTGACCTCATCTCTGATGGTCTAGGCCTTAAGCCAACCATACCTGCCTACTTGGATCCAATGTATAACATATCAGATTTTGCTACTGGTGTTTGCTTTGCTTCTGCAGGAACCGGCTATGATAACACAACTTCTGATGTTGCT CGTGTGATTCCACTGTGGAAGGAAGTGGAATACTACGAGGAATACcagaagaaattaaaagccTATCTTGGAAATAAGAAGGCAAAAAAATTACTAAGTGATGCTTTATATTTGATTAGTATAGGAACAAATGACTTCCTTGAAAACTACTATACATTACCGGACCGACAATCCCAATTCACCGTGAAGCAGTACGAGAACTTCCTGATCAATCTTGCAGCAGATTTTGTGAAGAAACTATATGCTCTTGGGGCTCGGAGGATGTCCCTAGCAGGGCTTCCTCCAATGGGGTGTTTGCCCTTGGAAAGGACCACAAATATCATGGGACTGCATGCATGTGTGGAGGAACGCAACAATGTGGCTTTGGAGTTTAATCGGAAGTTGAAGGGGATGGTGGCAAAGCTGAACAATCAGCTTCCGGGGCTTGAGGCGGTATATGTAGATGTTTATTACATTTTCTTGCAAATCATAACAAGGCCTTCTGTTTTTG GATTGGAGGAAGCAAGAGTGGGATGCTGTGGCACCGGGAGATTTGAGATGAGTTTCCTATGTAATCCACATAATCCCTTTACGTGCCAAGACGCAAATAAGTATGTATTTTGGGATGCCTTCCATCCTTCAGAGAAAACCAATCAAATCATCTCAGATAATGCTCTTAAAACTTATTTAGCAAAGTTTCTTTGA
- the LOC117621220 gene encoding 4-hydroxyphenylpyruvate dioxygenase, with product MKASLTRLFHHHPVQPPISTHVSRQSDNSTHAACQLTYLSKSTVSHCYMILCSPPTTTTATATTTASSVMGQENDSQLNLVGFSNFVRSNPRSDRFKVHRFHHVEFWCTDATNSALRFSWGLGMPMVAKSDLSTGNQTHASYLLRSGDLNFLFTAPYSPTLTSTDDPTRPNNSTASIPTFDHSASRDFSSRHGLGVRAVAIQVDDAVSAFTTSVAHGAKPSAPPILLGNRVTVAEVQLYGDVVLRYVSYSNSSDVSDSNPDLWFLPGFEAMTSSFPLDFGLRRLDHAVGNVEDLKSAVSYVKGFTGFHEFAEFTAEDVGTSESGLNSVVLANNEEMVLFPMNEPVYGTKRKSQIQTYLEHNEGAGVQHLALVSEDIFKTLREMRSRSGIGGFQFMPSPPPTYYRNLKKRAGDVLTDDQIKECEELGILVDRDDQGTLLQIFTKPVGDRPTIFVEIIQRVGCMLKDEEGKVHQKGGCGGFGKGNFSELFKSIEEYEKTLEARQIAEPAAA from the exons ATGAAGGCCAGTCTCACACGTCTGTTCCACCATCACCCTGTACAACCACCCATATCCACCCACGTGTCAAGACAATCAGATAACTCCACCCATGCCGCGTGTCAGCTCACCTACCTCTCCAAGTCCACTGTCAGTCACTGCTATATGATCCTATGTTCAccccccaccaccaccaccgcgACCGCCACTACGACAGCAAGCAGCGTCATGGGCCAGGAAAACGACAGCCAATTGAACCTCGTGGGCTTCTCCAACTTCGTTCGGTCCAATCCCCGGTCCGACCGGTTCAAGGTCCACCGGTTCCACCACGTCGAGTTCTGGTGCACCGACGCCACCAACTCCGCCCTCCGATTCTCGTGGGGCCTCGGCATGCCCATGGTAGCCAAATCAGACCTCTCCACAGGCAATCAAACCCATGCCTCCTACCTCCTCCGCTCCGGCGACCTCAACTTCCTCTTCACCGCCCCGTACTCCCCCACCCTGACCAGTACCGATGATCCGACCCGGCCCAACAACTCCACCGCCTCCATCCCCACCTTCGACCACTCTGCCTCCCGGGACTTCTCCTCCCGCCACGGCCTCGGAGTCCGCGCCGTCGCCATCCAAGTCGATGACGCCGTTTCTGCCTTCACCACCAGCGTCGCCCACGGCGCCAAACCCTCCGCCCCGCCGATCCTCCTCGGCAACCGCGTCACCGTCGCCGAGGTCCAGCTCTACGGCGATGTTGTTCTGCGCTACGTGAGCTACTCGAACTCTAGTGACGTCTCGGACTCGAACCCGGACCTCTGGTTCCTCCCCGGATTCGAAGCCATGACGTCGTCATTTCCTCTCGACTTCGGGCTCCGCCGTCTGGACCACGCCGTAGGCAACGTGGAGGATCTGAAATCGGCGGTGTCGTACGTGAAAGGCTTCACCGGGTTTCACGAGTTCGCCGAGTTCACGGCGGAGGACGTCGGGACGAGCGAGAGCGGGCTAAACTCCGTCGTTTTGGCGAACAACGAAGAGATGGTTCTGTTTCCGATGAACGAGCCGGTATACGGGACGAAGAGGAAGAGTCAGATTCAGACGTACTTGGAACACAACGAAGGCGCTGGAGTTCAGCACCTGGCTCTGGTCAGCGAAGACATATTCAAGACGCTGAGGGAGATGAGGAGCCGGAGCGGCATCGGAGGGTTCCAATTCATGCCGTCGCCGCCGCCGACGTATTACAGGAACTTGAAGAAGAGGGCTGGGGACGTGTTGACGGATGATCAGATCAAGGAGTGTGAGGAGTTGGGGATTTTGGTGGACAGGGACGACCAGGGCACTCTGCTTCAGATTTTCACAAAGCCTGTTGGAGATAG GCCAACCATATTCGTAGAGATCATTCAGAGAGTAGGGTGCATGCTTAAGGATGAGGAAGGGAAGGTTCACCAGAAGGGTGGATGTGGTGGGTTTGGGAAAGGTAACTTCTCCGAGCTCTTCAAATCCATCGAGGAATACGAAAAGACTCTCGAAGCCAGACAAATTGCAGAGCCAGCGGCTGCTTGA
- the LOC117623031 gene encoding anaphase-promoting complex subunit 5 isoform X1: MAGIVKPPGAFAVTPHKVSVCILLQVYAPAAQISVPFPFSTVNQHNRLGLFLLSLTKSYDDIFEPKLDELIHQLRGIGGLYNYWLTDHLTSKLLALSSPDDLFNFFSDMRGILGGPEAGVLEDDQVILDPNSHLGMFLRRCILAFNLLSFEGACHLLTSIGMYCKEAISSCPPYEAPHLDDSSNDLETPPEYENMELENLVFEKVTEEIEARERAGGRVSFHLHAPQALVGLVEDIEVPGDPEFKHGGKLREACHYAHPTSNTLRDLDPSGGIFLRTNWQIQGFLQEQADALEKQGSSFSLNDFELMLRQLQKLAPELHRVHFLRYLNGLYHDDCIAALENVHRYFDYSAGIEGFDFVPPASGCNTFGRYEIALLCLGMMHFHFGHPKQALEVLTEAVHFSQLQSNDTCLAYTLAAICNLLSETGISSTTGILGSSYSPLTRIGISLSVQQQLFVLLRGSLKRAENLKLKRLVASNHLAMAKFDLTHVQRPLVSFGPKASMKLRTSPINVCKELRLSSQLISEFGSETSSMTTDGAFSTAWLKNLQKPMDSQVLSQESGSGSNNAFQFCAQPSSVPASVLQLVGSSYLLRATAWEIYGSSSLARFNALVHATCFPDVSSSSDTALAYLKLIQHLAVFKGYKEAFAALKIAAEKFLSVSKSRILLLKLQLLHERALHRGHLKLAQQVCDELGVLASSVTGVDMELKTEASLRNARTLLAANQFSEAAAVAHSLFCMCYKFNMQVENASVLLLLAEIHKKSGNAVLGLPYALASLSFCQSFNLDLLKASATLTLAELWLSLGSNHAKRALSLVHGAFPMILGQGGLELRARAFIVEAKCYLSDPSFSVFEDSDVVLDPLRQASDELQLLEYHELAAEAFYLTAMVFDKLGRLEDREDAAASFKKHILALENPQDEEDPLANIF; this comes from the exons ATGGCCGGGATTGTGAAACCGCCGGGGGCTTTCGCAGTGACGCCACACAAAGTCTCAGTCTGCATATTGCTTCAGGTCTACGCGCCGGCCGCTCAAATTTCAGTCCCCTTCCCTTTCTCCACCGTCAATCAGCACAACCGCCTCGGCCTCTTCTTGTTGTCTCTCACTAAG TCTTATGATGATATTTTTGAGCCCAAATTGGATGAGCTTATACATCAATTGAGGGGGATTGGGGGCTTATATAACTATTGGTTAACCGACCATTTAACCAGTAAGCTGTTGGCTCTGTCTTCGCCGGATGATTTGTTTAACTTCTTTAGTGATATGCGAG gaATCCTTGGCGGTCCCGAAGCAGGTGTTCTGGAAGATGACCAAGTCATTTTGGATCCAAATAGTCACCTGGGGATGTTTCTTCGTCGTTGCATACTTGCATTTAATCTTTTATCCTTTGAG GGTGCATGCCATCTTTTGACAAGTATAGGGATGTACTGTAAAGAAGCTATCTCAAGTTGTCCTCCGTATGAGGCACCTCACTTAGATGATTCTAGTAATGATTTAGAAACACCTCCGGAATATGAAAACATGGAACTGGAGAATCTTGTTTTTGAGAAAGTCACTGAAGAAATCGAAGCAAGGGAAAGAGCTGGTGGAAGAGtttcttttcatcttcatGCACCCCAAGCACTTGTTGGATTGGTTGAAG ATATTGAGGTCCCTGGTGACCCAGAATTCAAACATGGCGGCAAACTTAGAGAAGCTTGTCATTATGCACATCCTACAAGCAATACATTAAGAGATCTTGATCCCAGTGGTGGCATATTCCTACGAACTAACTGGCAGATACAAGGATTTCTACAGGAGCAAGCTGATGCACTTGAAAA ACAGGGGAGCTCTTTCTCTTTAAATGATTTTGAACTTATGCTAAGGCAGCTTCAAAAACTGGCACCTGAGCTACATCGC GTTCACTTCTTGCGTTACTTGAATGGTTTGTATCATGATGATTGTATTGCTGCTTTGGAGAATGTTCACCGCTATTTTGATTACAG TGCAGGGATTGaaggatttgattttgttcCTCCTGCATCTGGTTGCAATACCTTTGGAAGATATGAAATTGCCTTGCTTTGTTTGGGAATGatgcatttccattttgggCACCCGAAACAAGCTTTGGAG GTTTTGACTGAAGCagtacatttttctcaactg CAAAGTAATGACACATGTCTTGCTTACACCTTAGCAGCTATCTGCAATTTGTTGTCCGAAACTGGTATATCTAGTACAACTGGAATACTGGGCTCGTCATATTCCCCTTTAACCAGAATAGGCATTTCACTGTCTGTCCAGCAACAACTATTTGTTCTCTTAAGGGGGTCTCTGAAGAGGGCAGAAAATTTGAAGTTAAAGCGTTTAGTGGCGTCCAATCATCTTGCGATGGCTAAATTTGATTTAACG CATGTGCAAAGGCCTCTAGTTTCATTTGGTCCCAAGGCTTCAATGAAGCTTAGAACAAGTCCAATTAATGTTTGCAAG GAACTTAGATTGAGTTCTCAACTGATTAGTGAGTTTGGGTCCGAAACTTCTTCAATGACAACTGATGGTGCTTTTAGTACTGCATGGCTTAAGAATTTACAGAAGCCAATGGATTCACAAGTCTTGTCACAAGAAAGTGGATCAGGAAGCAATAATGCTTTCCAGTTCTGTGCGCAACCAAGTTCTGTCCCTGCATCTGTGTTGCAATTAGTAGGCTCTTCATACTTACTTCGTGCCACTGCATGGGAAATATATGGCAG TTCCTCTCTTGCTAGATTTAATGCACTTGTTCATGCAACTTGTTTTCCTGATGTTTCAAG TTCATCTGACACAGCATTAGCATATTTGAAGCTTATCCAACATCTAGCAGTTTTTAAAGGATACAAAG AGGCATTTGCTGCTCTTAAAATAGCTGCAGAGAAGTTTTTATCTGTCTCAAAATCACGAATCTTGTTACTAAAACTTCAGCTCCTTCATGAGCGTGCTCTACATAG AGGACATTTGAAGCTTGCCCAACAAGTATGTGATGAGCTTGGAGTCCTGGCATCATCTGTCACTGGTGTGGATATGGAATTGAAGACGGAAGCAAGCCTTCGAAATGCTCGTACTTTGCTTGCGGCAAATCAGTTCAGTGAG GCAGCAGCTGTAGCACACTCACTCTTTTGCATGTGTTACAAATTCAATATGCAAGTTGAAAATGCCAGTGTTCTTCTATTGCTAGCTGAAATCCACAAG aaATCAGGCAATGCTGTTTTAGGTCTTCCGTATGCATTGGCAAGCCTCTCATTTTGCCAGTCATTTAACTTGGATCTTCTTAAAGCATCAGCCACACTCACACTAGCCGAGTTGTGGTTATCACTTGGATCAAATCATGCAAAAAGGGCCTTGAGCCTTGTGCATGGGGCCTTTCCTATGATTCTTGGTCAAGGGGGTTTGGAGCTCCGTGCTCGGGCCTTCATTGTAGAAGCAAAATGCTATCTATCTGATCCAAGCTTTTCCG TTTTTGAAGATTCTGATGTTGTGCTGGATCCTCTAAGACAAGCTTCAGATGAGCTTCAATTGCTGGAG TATCATGAATTGGCGGCGGAAGCATTCTATTTAACGGCAATGGTCTTTGACAAACTGGGAAGACTAGAGGACAGAGAAGACGCTGCAGCTTCATTTAAGAAACACATTCTGGCCCTTGAGAATCCGCAAGATGAGGAAGATCCTCTCGCCAACATATTTTGA
- the LOC117623031 gene encoding anaphase-promoting complex subunit 5 isoform X2, which translates to MAGIVKPPGAFAVTPHKVSVCILLQVYAPAAQISVPFPFSTVNQHNRLGLFLLSLTKSYDDIFEPKLDELIHQLRGIGGLYNYWLTDHLTSKLLALSSPDDLFNFFSDMRGILGGPEAGVLEDDQVILDPNSHLGMFLRRCILAFNLLSFEGACHLLTSIGMYCKEAISSCPPYEAPHLDDSSNDLETPPEYENMELENLVFEKVTEEIEARERAGGRVSFHLHAPQALVGLVEDIEVPGDPEFKHGGKLREACHYAHPTSNTLRDLDPSGGIFLRTNWQIQGFLQEQADALEKQGSSFSLNDFELMLRQLQKLAPELHRVHFLRYLNGLYHDDCIAALENVHRYFDYSAGIEGFDFVPPASGCNTFGRYEIALLCLGMMHFHFGHPKQALEVLTEAVHFSQLQSNDTCLAYTLAAICNLLSETGISSTTGILGSSYSPLTRIGISLSVQQQLFVLLRGSLKRAENLKLKRLVASNHLAMAKFDLTELRLSSQLISEFGSETSSMTTDGAFSTAWLKNLQKPMDSQVLSQESGSGSNNAFQFCAQPSSVPASVLQLVGSSYLLRATAWEIYGSSSLARFNALVHATCFPDVSSSSDTALAYLKLIQHLAVFKGYKEAFAALKIAAEKFLSVSKSRILLLKLQLLHERALHRGHLKLAQQVCDELGVLASSVTGVDMELKTEASLRNARTLLAANQFSEAAAVAHSLFCMCYKFNMQVENASVLLLLAEIHKKSGNAVLGLPYALASLSFCQSFNLDLLKASATLTLAELWLSLGSNHAKRALSLVHGAFPMILGQGGLELRARAFIVEAKCYLSDPSFSVFEDSDVVLDPLRQASDELQLLEYHELAAEAFYLTAMVFDKLGRLEDREDAAASFKKHILALENPQDEEDPLANIF; encoded by the exons ATGGCCGGGATTGTGAAACCGCCGGGGGCTTTCGCAGTGACGCCACACAAAGTCTCAGTCTGCATATTGCTTCAGGTCTACGCGCCGGCCGCTCAAATTTCAGTCCCCTTCCCTTTCTCCACCGTCAATCAGCACAACCGCCTCGGCCTCTTCTTGTTGTCTCTCACTAAG TCTTATGATGATATTTTTGAGCCCAAATTGGATGAGCTTATACATCAATTGAGGGGGATTGGGGGCTTATATAACTATTGGTTAACCGACCATTTAACCAGTAAGCTGTTGGCTCTGTCTTCGCCGGATGATTTGTTTAACTTCTTTAGTGATATGCGAG gaATCCTTGGCGGTCCCGAAGCAGGTGTTCTGGAAGATGACCAAGTCATTTTGGATCCAAATAGTCACCTGGGGATGTTTCTTCGTCGTTGCATACTTGCATTTAATCTTTTATCCTTTGAG GGTGCATGCCATCTTTTGACAAGTATAGGGATGTACTGTAAAGAAGCTATCTCAAGTTGTCCTCCGTATGAGGCACCTCACTTAGATGATTCTAGTAATGATTTAGAAACACCTCCGGAATATGAAAACATGGAACTGGAGAATCTTGTTTTTGAGAAAGTCACTGAAGAAATCGAAGCAAGGGAAAGAGCTGGTGGAAGAGtttcttttcatcttcatGCACCCCAAGCACTTGTTGGATTGGTTGAAG ATATTGAGGTCCCTGGTGACCCAGAATTCAAACATGGCGGCAAACTTAGAGAAGCTTGTCATTATGCACATCCTACAAGCAATACATTAAGAGATCTTGATCCCAGTGGTGGCATATTCCTACGAACTAACTGGCAGATACAAGGATTTCTACAGGAGCAAGCTGATGCACTTGAAAA ACAGGGGAGCTCTTTCTCTTTAAATGATTTTGAACTTATGCTAAGGCAGCTTCAAAAACTGGCACCTGAGCTACATCGC GTTCACTTCTTGCGTTACTTGAATGGTTTGTATCATGATGATTGTATTGCTGCTTTGGAGAATGTTCACCGCTATTTTGATTACAG TGCAGGGATTGaaggatttgattttgttcCTCCTGCATCTGGTTGCAATACCTTTGGAAGATATGAAATTGCCTTGCTTTGTTTGGGAATGatgcatttccattttgggCACCCGAAACAAGCTTTGGAG GTTTTGACTGAAGCagtacatttttctcaactg CAAAGTAATGACACATGTCTTGCTTACACCTTAGCAGCTATCTGCAATTTGTTGTCCGAAACTGGTATATCTAGTACAACTGGAATACTGGGCTCGTCATATTCCCCTTTAACCAGAATAGGCATTTCACTGTCTGTCCAGCAACAACTATTTGTTCTCTTAAGGGGGTCTCTGAAGAGGGCAGAAAATTTGAAGTTAAAGCGTTTAGTGGCGTCCAATCATCTTGCGATGGCTAAATTTGATTTAACG GAACTTAGATTGAGTTCTCAACTGATTAGTGAGTTTGGGTCCGAAACTTCTTCAATGACAACTGATGGTGCTTTTAGTACTGCATGGCTTAAGAATTTACAGAAGCCAATGGATTCACAAGTCTTGTCACAAGAAAGTGGATCAGGAAGCAATAATGCTTTCCAGTTCTGTGCGCAACCAAGTTCTGTCCCTGCATCTGTGTTGCAATTAGTAGGCTCTTCATACTTACTTCGTGCCACTGCATGGGAAATATATGGCAG TTCCTCTCTTGCTAGATTTAATGCACTTGTTCATGCAACTTGTTTTCCTGATGTTTCAAG TTCATCTGACACAGCATTAGCATATTTGAAGCTTATCCAACATCTAGCAGTTTTTAAAGGATACAAAG AGGCATTTGCTGCTCTTAAAATAGCTGCAGAGAAGTTTTTATCTGTCTCAAAATCACGAATCTTGTTACTAAAACTTCAGCTCCTTCATGAGCGTGCTCTACATAG AGGACATTTGAAGCTTGCCCAACAAGTATGTGATGAGCTTGGAGTCCTGGCATCATCTGTCACTGGTGTGGATATGGAATTGAAGACGGAAGCAAGCCTTCGAAATGCTCGTACTTTGCTTGCGGCAAATCAGTTCAGTGAG GCAGCAGCTGTAGCACACTCACTCTTTTGCATGTGTTACAAATTCAATATGCAAGTTGAAAATGCCAGTGTTCTTCTATTGCTAGCTGAAATCCACAAG aaATCAGGCAATGCTGTTTTAGGTCTTCCGTATGCATTGGCAAGCCTCTCATTTTGCCAGTCATTTAACTTGGATCTTCTTAAAGCATCAGCCACACTCACACTAGCCGAGTTGTGGTTATCACTTGGATCAAATCATGCAAAAAGGGCCTTGAGCCTTGTGCATGGGGCCTTTCCTATGATTCTTGGTCAAGGGGGTTTGGAGCTCCGTGCTCGGGCCTTCATTGTAGAAGCAAAATGCTATCTATCTGATCCAAGCTTTTCCG TTTTTGAAGATTCTGATGTTGTGCTGGATCCTCTAAGACAAGCTTCAGATGAGCTTCAATTGCTGGAG TATCATGAATTGGCGGCGGAAGCATTCTATTTAACGGCAATGGTCTTTGACAAACTGGGAAGACTAGAGGACAGAGAAGACGCTGCAGCTTCATTTAAGAAACACATTCTGGCCCTTGAGAATCCGCAAGATGAGGAAGATCCTCTCGCCAACATATTTTGA
- the LOC117622392 gene encoding switch-associated protein 70, translating into MATNGAPPRAADAENSLEKIKRHLASGSGRNLLQGPLLKRSETLRKWNERWVILDPTTGRMEYKIRRNEPTVKGTILFDANSTITLSPVNFHGMQKYDGCCFYIGTPQKKDYFLCAETPGAARAWVSTLQATQLVLKAHKEAVNSLSGNGSAKLGTVAAVVAAANSTALESSKDVEAAMHISLRNALGVITNKPTDGPMDDFAIMKETLRVKDDELQNLARDLRARDSTIKEIAEKLTETAEAAEAAASAAHTIDEQRRIVCAEIERLKKDSDKQLESSMLKLKDSEEKAMALSKERDQLIRQRDSALQEAHMWRSELAKARERVVILEAAVVRAEEKVRVAEADAEARIKEAVQKESAALKDKQELLVYVNKLQAQLQRHHIDTKQVFEEKSESGNTPLTKHVDLSEENVDKACLSVSRTVPVPGESVVHMAGDQVNHRRAGDGEWSDIQAQDARIADVREIAPESEASSLDIPVVSQPAGNQHEQGGNSFHQP; encoded by the exons ATGGCCACCAATGGTGCCCCTCCG AGAGCTGCGGACGCAGAGAATAGCTTGGAGAAGATCAAGCGTCATCTGGCTTCGGGTTCTGGCCGGAACTTGTTGCAGGGCCCACTTCTTAAGCGATCCGAGACG CTGAGAAAATGGAACGAGCGGTGGGTGATCTTAGACCCGACAACAGGGAGAATGGAATACAA GATTAGGAGAAATGAGCCGACTGTCAAGGGAACCATTCTCTTTGATGCAAATAGCACAATCACCCTTTCTCCAGTGAACTTCCA TGGGATGCAAAAGTATGATGGCTGCTGTTTCT ATATTGGGACCCCACAGAAAAAAGACTACTTCCTCTGTGCAGAGACTCCTGGTGCAGCTAGAGCATGGGTATCAACACTACA AGCAACACAATTGGTTTTAAAGGCCCATAAAGAAGCTGTGAATTCCTTGAGTGGAAATGGTTCTGCGAAACTGGGAACGGTTGCAGCAGTAGTTGCTGCTGCCAATTCGACTGCTTTGGAGAGTTCCAAGGATGTTGAAGCAGCAATGCATATTTCTTTGAGAAATGCTTTGGGAGTGATAACAAATAAGCCAACTGATGGTCCAATGGATGATTTTGCAATTATGAAG GAGACATTACGGGTCAAAGATGACGAACTACAAAATTTGGCTAGGGACCTTCGTGCACGCGACTCAACAATTAAAGAAATAGCAGAAAAATTAACTGAGACTGCTGAAGCTGCTGAGGCTGCAGCCTCTGCAGCTCATACAATTGATGAACAAAGGAGAATTGTTTGTGCAGAAATTGAGCGCTTAAAAAAAGATTCAGATAAGCAGCTGGAATCTTCCATGTTAAAG CTAAAAGATTCTGAAGAAAAGGCTATGGCCTTAAGCAAAGAAAGAGACCAATTGATCAGGCAGAGAGATTCTGCTCTTCAGGAGGCACACATGTGGCGTTCTGAGCTTGCAAAAGCTAGAGAGCGTGTTGTGATATTAGAAGCAGCTGTCGTGAGAGCAGAGGAGAAGGTTAGGGTTGCAGAGGCAGATGCTGAAGCTAGAATAAAGGAGGCTGTGCAGAAAGAATCAGCTGCGCTGAAGGACAAGCAAGAGCTCCTGGTCTATGTGAATAAGTTGCAAGCACAGCTTCAAAG ACATCACATTGATACGAAGCAAGTGTTCGAGGAGAAGTCCGAGTCTGGCAATACACCCCTGACTAAACATGTAGACTTGTCTGAAGAAAATGTTGATAAAGCATGCCTCAGTGTTTCTAGAACAGTCCCAGTACCAGGGGAGAGTGTAGTTCACATGGCTGGGGATCAGGTCAACCACCGGCGAGCTGGAGATGGTGAATGGAGTGACATTCAGGCTCAAGATGCAAGGATAGCTGATGTAAGAGAAATTGCCCCCGAGTCGGAAGCAAGTAGCTTGGATATTCCTGTTGTTAGCCAACCAGCTGGTAACCAACATGAACAAGGAGGGAACTCTTTTCATCAGCCTTGA
- the LOC117622895 gene encoding transcription factor JUNGBRUNNEN 1-like encodes MEVAKVMRNSSDQKVKEDDEEMMLPGFRFHPTDEELVGFYLKKKVEKKPISMELIKQIDIYKYDPWDLPKVSTVGDKECYFFCRRGRKYRNSIRPNRVTGSGFWKATGIDKPIYSVKEPLECIGLKKSLVYYRGSAGKGTKTDWMMNEFRLPPHGHGKTTNFLNAKDITQEAEVWTLCRIFKRIPSYKKYTPDNWKEGNTKQNPTDSSSKTCSFESENYCGEPHVSPQESAVMQRIERSSSKPVHVDEQVDETNQWFKFVGETPYATSYSSLRDIPSDNDFFINGNWDELRPVVQLAVDPSFPSL; translated from the exons atggaggtgGCAAAGGTGATGAGAAATTCTTCAGATCAGAAGGTTAAGGAGGATGATGAGGAAATGATGCTTCCAGGGTTTAGATTTCATCCAACTGATGAAGAGCTTGTTGGGttttatttaaagaagaaGGTGGAGAAGAAACCCATTAGCATGGAGCTTATCAAACAGATTGATATCTACAAATATGATCCTTGGGATCTTCCAA AAGTAAGCACTGTGGGGGATAAAGAGTGCTACTTCTTTTGCAGAAGAGGGAGAAAATACAGGAACAGCATAAGGCCTAACAGAGTGACGGGTTCTGGATTTTGGAAAGCGACTGGCATTGACAAGCCCATATATTCAGTGAAAGAGCCCCTCGAGTGCATTGGCCTCAAGAAATCATTAGTCTACTACCGTGGGAGTGCTGGCAAAGGCACCAAAACTGATTGGATGATGAATGAGTTTCGCCTTCCACCTCACGGCCATGGGAAAACTACCAACTTCCTCAATGCTAAGGACATTACACAAGAAGCT GAAGTTTGGACACTCTGCAGAATTTTCAAACGAATCCCATCTTACAAAAAGTACACACCAGATAATTGGAAAGAAGGCAACACCAAACAAAACCCTACCGATTCAAGTTCTAAAACATGCAGCTTCGAATCTGAGAACTACTGCGGCGAGCCACACGTGAGCCCTCAAGAGTCGGCCGTCATGCAACGCATTGAAAGATCATCATCAAAACCAGTTCATGTGGACGAACAAGTTGATGAAACAAATCAGTGGTTTAAATTTGTGGGGGAGACTCCATATGCAACATCTTATTCAAGCTTGAGGGATATTCCAAGCGACAACGATTTCTTTATAAATGGAAACTGGGATGAGCTGAGACCAGTGGTGCAGCTGGCTGTTGATCCATCTTTCCCAAGTTTATGA